From Schistocerca americana isolate TAMUIC-IGC-003095 chromosome 11, iqSchAmer2.1, whole genome shotgun sequence, the proteins below share one genomic window:
- the LOC124554088 gene encoding serine/threonine-protein phosphatase 6 regulatory ankyrin repeat subunit B-like, with translation MAGANGEKGSLADNLGALLESGVGADVTLVVGESELPAHRTVLAARSPVFAAMLGRDTREAQTGRVEVADVREAVLRQLLHFVYTDTAPQLDSMAAELLPASDKYDLPLLKRRCEQAVARSLTVDNAAAAVVLAGLHSCPLLKSAAVEFVASHPQVMATEGWKNALLHDVEIAAEMCSLVAAASSKLRSASKDDDEMLAEELIEAAEDGDEQEVRKLIAAGAPLNAKDDSGDSALHCAVLEGHVEVVRCLVYEGANVNIRNSIRQTPLHYASFRGHVEVIWVLLGASAHIDAQDHKEQTPLHVAVASGNLRAVKALLAAGASKFKKDLNNKDPKKLASSSMRDIFDVL, from the exons ATGGCGGGTGCAAACGGTGAAAAAGGCAGTTTGGCAGACAACCTGGGCGCACTGCTGGAGTCCGGGGTCGGCGCAGACGTGACTCTGGTCGTCGGGGAGTCGGAGCTGCCGGCCCACCGTACCGTCCTGGCAGCGAGGAGCCCGGTCTTCGCCGCGATGCTGGGCCGCGACACTCGGGAAGCCCAGACTGGTCGTGTGGAGGTAGCCGACGTTCGGGAGGCGGTGCTGAGGCAGCTGCTGCACTTCGTCTACACGGACACGGCCCCACAGCTGGACAGCATGGCGGCGGAGCTGCTGCCCGCCTCGGACAAGTACGACCTGCCACTGCTCAAGAGAAGGTGCGAGCAGGCGGTGGCTCGGAGcctcaccgtggacaacgcagcCGCCGCTGTGGTCCTAGCGGGGCTGCACTCCTGTCCACTGCTGAAGAGCGCAGCTGTAGAGTTCGTCGCCAGCCATCCCCAGGTGATGGCCACCGAAGGCTGGAAAAATGCGCTGCTGCACGATGTCGAAATTGCAGCCGAAATGTGTAGTTTAGTGGCGGCGGCGTCGTCAAAATTAAG GTCTGCATCCAAGGATGACGATGAAATGTTAGCGGAGGAACTGATCGAGGCAGCTGAAGATGGTGACGAGCAGGAAGTTCGGAAACTGATTGCGGCAGGGGCTCCTCTCAACGCAAAGGACGATAGTGGGGATAGCGCACTACACTGCGCTGTGCTGGAAGGACACGTAGAGGTCGTCAGGTGTTTGGTGTATGAAGGGGCCAACGTGAACATCAGAAACTCGATCCGGCAGACGCCTCTGCACTACGCTTCTTTCAGAGGTCACGTGGAGGTTATATGGGTGCTGCTGGGGGCATCGGCGCATATAGACGCACAGGACCACAAGGAGCAGACGCCTCTCCACGTGGCCGTGGCCTCGGGAAACCTGAGAGCGGTGAAGGCGTTGCTGGCGGCCGGGGCATCCAAGTTCAAGAAGGATCTCAACAATAAGGACCCTAAAAAGCTAGCCAGCTCATCCATGAGAGATATATTCGATGTTTTGTAa